TTAAGATAAAGCTATCTTTTCTAAAACAGCTCTGGCTAATAAAGGGATCATAATTTCATGATGCCCAATTAAAGAATAACCCTTACCTCCTTCTTGAGTAGGACGTTGAACCACATTTACTCTTGGTCGGTAATGAGATTCTTTATCTAAATTGATGGTGGTAAAGTTGTTAACTTGATAACCTAAATTACGAGCAACAGTAAGGGCCTTTAAAAAGACTTCAGGTAAGATTACGGCTGAACCAATATTTAAATAAACTCCTCCATCTCCTAATTTAGTAATTTGACGAGCAAAGATCTTAAAATCATGAAGACTTCCTTCTCCTAAGGCAGCTCCATTACAGTTTTTATGTTGATGAATAATATCGGTCCCAATAGCCACATGGATAGTTACTGGAATTTGAAGTTTAAAACCTTGATATAAGATACTGTATTCTTTATAGGGATTGTCAAGTACTTCAATCTTTTCAGCAATGACTTGCCCTAAACCAAGCTTTTTTCCCAAGCAATTACTTATGGCTTCATTAAGTAATTGGGTAGATTCTTCCGCCATACCAAAGACACCGGAAGTAATATTTTCAGCTACATCTTCTGAAGTTTCTCCAATCAGAGAGATTTCAAAATCATGAATAGCTCCCGCCCCATTTAAAGCAATAGCGGTAACAATCCCTTTCTTCATTAATTCGATAATCAAGGGAGAAAGCCCGCATTTAATGACATGGGCTCCCATGGCCAGTATGACTGGTTTTTTATGCTCATAGGCTTTGAAGATTAAATTTACCACTTCTTTTAAATCATTAGCTGCCAAGATAGAAGGTAGCGAACTTAAGTAGCTTAAAAAATCTTTATAAAATAAGTTTAGATTAATAAAATCTTTAATCTTGACCTTATTCTTTCTCTCTTTTAAAGGATAGGTCTTTATTTTGCTTAAATTTAAAGGTTCAAATTTCATAAACTTTTTCTTATTTTAAAGGAATCTCTCTCTTTATTAAAACAGCATAAATAGAACCAAGAGGAATCTTGCTCTTTATTAAGACAGGAATCTTAAAAGAGTCATCAGTAAGCCAAATTAAGATTTCTCCGCAATGCTTAAAGATGCCTTCGAATAACATTTTAGGCTTGATGACAATGGTGCTAATTTCTCCAAATAAGGTATATAATCTTTCTTTTTTTAAGACTTCTATTTCTAATTTATATATAGTTTCAGAAGAAATGACATTTAAATAGCTTGAATTTCCAATAATTAATTCTTGTTGACGGATCTGGTATAAGGCCGATAAAGGATCGTAGATTAACGTAGGAATCTTAACTGGATGTTTATTGACATAAGCTAAATTCTCTTGATGGTCAAAAATAATAGTTTCATTTTTAGTATAGTTTCCTTCTTGTAAATACTTTTCAAACTTACATGTTTGAAATTGATTATTAATAGTTGATTTAATCCGATCCTCTACTTGGTAGAATAAAGAAAAAAAAGGAAAAGATTGAGTTTTGACTTCTATAGAATAAGTATCAGGGGTATTCTCCTTAGAGAAGGTCATCAGGCTTCTACCTACAGGCATACCCATATAATTAACAGAGAAAGTAAGTTTTTCTCCCTCGCTATTAACTATCGGAGAAACATTTCCTTGGGCCAATAAAGAAGAAGTTAAAATCAATAAACTTAAAGTTAAATAGACTAAAATTTTAAACATTTTTAAACATATTTTTTATAAATTTTAGAAATATTATAAGGCACTTAAAAGATAAGTGCAAGTTATTTTTATGATAAAAAACAAGGTCTAAAGCTTGGTCTGAAAAAGATATCTTTCTAAATATTCTAAGGCTTCTCTCTTGTTTTTGATCGTTCCTTCTAAGTAAGTCTTTTTAACCTCGTTTAATAAAACTTTAAAGACAGGACCTGGAGTGAGATTAAAGGATTGAATTAAATCATCTCCAGTAACTAAAGAAGGGGGGTTAAATACTTTGTCTTTAGTCAAATATTTATGGATTAAGAGTGAAGCTAATTTTAGGTGTGTTTCAAAATTAACCTTATATCTTTGGCTATGTGTTTCTTTTTTATCAGCCAAAGAAAGTAAGACTGTATTTATTAAGTTATGGTTAACTCTTTTATAAAAACGCCATAAAGCTTTATGGCTTAGCTCTTTACTATTAGAAAGGTAGCCTATCTGCATATGATGTTTAATAATTTGACCTAAATCTTCAGTTTCCTGGTTGCTTAAAGCTAAACGTTTACTGATTGCATAAGAGAGAGTTTGACCTATTCCTTGATGGCCAAAAAAGCAAATCTTTCCGGCTTGATCAAAAGATCTGGCAAGGGGCTTGCCAATATCGTGAAGCAAGACAGCTAACTTGAGCAAGACAAGGTTACTTCTTCCACAAGAATATTTCTTTCTTAAAAAACTTTTTATATTTTTTTGATAATCTGGAAAATACCAGGCAAGATTTCCTAAGATCTCTTCTAATTCTTTTAAAGAATTAAGCAAGTGTGTCTCAATATCTTGACTGTTAAATAAATCATTCTTAAAGAAGGCCAACTCAGGAATAATCTGAACTAATAGATTTAATTCCTTTAATTCTTTGATCGAAGAGTAAGCATCTTTTTTCTCTAAGATTAAACTAAGCTCATTAATAATTCTTTCCGAAGCAACTTCTTTTATTCTTGGAGCTGATTTAATTAAGAATTCTTCAGTCTGGGGGTCTAACTTAAATCTTAGTTGAGCTTTTAAACGAATGGCTCTTAGTAGTCTTAAAGGATCATCAAGAAAAGAAGAAGGATTAACTACCTTTAAATTTTTTTGTTTTAAATCTTTCCTTCCTTCAAAAGGATCAATCAGCATAAGGTTACTGATTTCTATGCCCATGGCATTGACCGTAAAATCACGATCTCTTAAGTTTTCTAAAAAAGAGCTTTCTTTAACTTTAGAAAAGTCTATCTTCTTAGTCAGATGGCCTTCTTTATAGACAAGACGATAACTGTTTTCTTTAATCTTAAAAAAGCTTCCTTTTAAAAGCTGGCTTAGTTGCTTAACCAAAGGAAGAGGGTTATTGAAGGTAACTAAGTCAAGATCCATCACCTTTCTTGATAAAAGCAAATCTCTAATACTTCCACCTACTAAGTAGATTTTTTCTTGAGGAGAGATTATATCTTTGAGGAGATTAAAGAGGTGAAGGTGAGGTGATAATTTCTTAATTAAAAGATCTTGGCTATATTCCATGGAAGATCTTTTTAGCAAAATTTTTAAATAAAGTAGCAAGACATTGAAGAATGTCTATTACAGCTGGAGCGATGTCTTGGGGATAAAAATTGTAGTATCTTAAATCTTTTTCCCGGAACCTTAAAAAGTCAATAATGGTCTTTGTCCTTTTGGGATAAGAAAAGCTCCAGTCTTTAGGAGGACCTTTTAATACTTGAACTAAATGATTAATATCACCTCTTAAATCACGACATTTAATACCTATTTTATAATTTCTCAGGCGGGGAATCTTTTCTCCTAAGGCTAATTTATAAAATAGTTTAGGATAGTCCAGTTGAGCATGGATAAACAAAGAAAGAGAACCCCAGAGACGGCCATTTACCTCCATTAACTTAAATTTTTTATCCTTGATATCTTGTTTAAATTCAACCATGGCGGGTCCCCACCAACCAATAGCTTTTAGTAAGACTAAAGCTTCTTTTTTCATGGCCTTATCAACAGGGATACTTTCACAAAGACAACTTGCCGAACCGGTAGGATTAGCTTCTCTAATTCGATGGTGAGAAGCTTGGGCATATGAATTTCCTTCTTTATCTAAAATGGTAAAGAATCCATAACCTTCCCCTTCGATAAACTCTTGGATTAAGGGATAGGGAGAATGTTGATGAAGATGGAGATACTTTTCTATTAATTCTAAAGGATGGTAAGCATATAGTATTTTTCCCCTAATAATTTGGTTATTTTCTTCATCAAGATAAGAAGCATGGCTTGATTTAATGACCACAGGATAATTAAGGTGGTAAGCTACTTGAGGAAGCTCATCTAAAGAATTAACAAAAATGGTGTTAGGGGTAGAGATGTTTAATTCCTTAGCGATTTGAAAGGTTTTTTTCTTATTTACTACTTTACCAATGGTTTCAAATTCTGGAATGGGAAGAATGGCCCAAGGAGGAAACTTATCTCTATATTTAGAGAATAAGAGGAGGGTATAATCAGTCATCGGAATAATAAGTCCTACTCTTTTTAATCTGATGAGATTTAAGACCTCTTCTAAAAATCCTTGGGGATTTTCTAAGGGATGAGGATAAATAAATCTTTGGTAAACATAGCGGGAAAAGAAAGAGATGGCATTTTTGGTCTCGTCTCCCGCAATAATCTTTAGGCCTAATCTGCCTAATGACCTCACCGTAGCCAGAGTACTATTAAGTTTAGCATCAGTGATTAAGACTTTCAAAGAACCCTCTCTTTATTAAAGAAAGTATCTCTAATCTTTCTTGCCTTAACTAAAGCTCCACAAAGTTGAAGTTTAAGGTAGTCAAGATGATCATAACTTCGCAGGCCTACTCTTCTTAAAGTATATGGATTTTTAGCAATACTTTCTACGCTGTTTAAGCCATCTATAGTTAAAACAGCGTAATGAAATTTATTCTCTTGGAGTATCTTGATGATCTCTTGATTATAATCATCTTTTTTACCATTAGGATAAGCAAATACCTTTACTTCTTGGTTTATTTGTTCTTCAATGATCTTCTTGGAACAAACTATCTCTTCTTTGGCTTTAGCCAAAGAGACCTTACTGGCAATAACATGAGAACAAGTATGAGCTCCAAAGCTAATGTTATCTTTACTCATTTCTTTTACTTGTTCCCAGGAAAGAAACATCTTTTCTAAACAATTTGTCTCTACCTGACAAGTATTTCTTAGTCTATCCATAGCTTTATTTTTTTCTTCCTCGGTTATTTTTTTAAAAATACTTTGGATCTTAGTAATGGTGGCTTTTTTTAAAGCAGGAGAATCAAGAAAGTAGCTCCCTATTTTATCTATCTCAATATAGGTTTCTTTAGTCTGTTTAATTAAATAAGCTACTTCATCCCACCAAAAGAGTTTTCTTTTGCCCTCGATATAATCGGTGGTCAAGAATATTAAAGCCGGGAGGCGATATCTTTTTAAGATAGGGTAAGCATATAGATAGTTGTCTAAATAACCATCATCGAAGGTAATAATTACTTTAGGTCTTTGGATTTTTTCTTTATGGAGCACAATGGAGTGAAGATCGTTAAAATTTATTACCTCATATTTATTTTTAAGATAACTCATCTGAGTTTCAAAAGACTGAGGAGTAGCGCTGATTAATGCTTCGTCAAAAGAAAAATTAAAGCTTAAATTTAAGATCCGATGATACATCAGGATAATAATCTTGTCTTTTTGAAAGCCTTTAAATATAGGGGTAAGTAATGGAGCGGTTAACTTACAACAAGTATTTCTTAAGCTCATTTTTAGACTCCGGAATTAATTTTAAAAATCTTCGTTTACCAACTTGAAGGATAGCTTCTTCTTTTAGATCTAAGACATAATCAATGTCTGATATTTTAGCCTGATTCAATTTTACGGCGTTCTGCAAAATAAGTCTTTTCGCTTCACCTTTGCTGCTGGTTAATTTACTTTCGACCATTAGATCGACTAACTTTTTATCAGCCTGACTGACTGGATATGTTTCTAATTCTTTAGGTAATTCTTTATACTTAAAGACTTTTTCAAATTCTTCTTCAGCTAAAGTAGCTTCTTGGAAACTGTGATAAAAAGAGACAATTTCCTTAGCTAAGTTCTTCTTTACTTCTTTGGGATGTTGCTTGCCCTTCTCTAAATCTTTTTCTAAATTAATTAAGTTTTCTTCTTTGATATCGGTGAGAAGCTTATAGTATTTTAACATCAGGTGATCAGGAATAGACATAATCTGGCCAAACATTTCTATAGGAGGTTCTAAGACGCTAATATAATTGTTGTAGCTCTTACTCATCTTTCGAAAGCCATCAGTTCCTTCTAAGAGAGGAAGAGTCATTACCACCTGTGGTTTTTGTCCATACTCTCTTTGTAGTTCTCTACCCACCAAGAGATTAAATTTTTGTTCACTACCACCTATTTCTATATCAGCCTTAATGATTACAGAATCATATCCTTGGAGTAAAGGATATAAGAATTCTAAGATTGTAATCTCTTTTCCAGTCTTATAGCGATTCTTAAAATCATCCCTTTCTAACATTCTGGCTACAGTGTAAAAGGAGGTAAGTTCAATAATCTGAGGTAAGGACATTTCTTTAAGCCAACTACTATTGTATATTACCTGGGTTTTTTTTGGGTCTAAAATCTTAAATACCTGCTCTTGATAAGTTTGGCTATTCTTAGTCACTTCTTCGGGGGTTAATTTAACTCGAGTTTGAGATTTGCCACTGGGGTCTCCAATTTGAGCAGTAAAGTCTCCAATTAAGAAGATAATTTGATGGCCTAAATCTTGAAAGATTTTAAGTTTGCGAAGAATTACGGTATGCCCTAAGTGGATATCTGACGCTGTAGGATCAACACCAAATTTTACTCTTAAGGGTCTCTGGTCTTGGTGAGACTTTTTAAGTTTATCTAATAATTCTTCTTGGGAGATTAAGTCCACCACTCCTTGACTAATTACTTTTAATTCACTTTCCAAATTCATCATCTTACCTTTCACTTGACTAAGATTAACATACCAAATAGTTTAATTCAAGCAAATTTCCTCCAGCAATTTTCATTATAGGATTTCACAAAGCAGATTAACCTAGCAGATCAACCTAATTTTTTACGATTTTCATAGAAACATTTAAGACTTCTGGCCAGATTTAATGACTAACCCATTACCCTCAGTTATTAAATTTCTCTTGACTTTTAAGCTTAAACATACTTAATATAATGGTTATACTCAAATAAGTCAGATTTGCAAAAAGTAGTTAAAGAAGACGATAGACCTTAGACTCAAGACGATCAGGGAAGGTTTTTAATCTAGGGACTATCTAAAATTTTCGCAAATCAAGAATAAGGAAAAAGAAATTGATAAAGGCATTTTGTTGTTGGAGTGGCGGGAAAGATAGCACCTTATCCCTTTACAGAGCCCAGCAAGGTCAACAGATTGAAGTTACGCATCTTTTAAATATGCTGGCTGAGGATGGTAAATATTCACGCTCTCATGGGATTTGCGTAGAACTATTAAAAACACAAGCCTCTGCTATCGATATTCCTATTGTTCAAAGGAAGGCTACTGCCAGAGGTGCTATCTCCGGGAATACCTATGAACAGGAATTCAAAAAGGTGGTTTTAGAGTTGAAAGATACGGGTGTTGATGCCGGTATCTTTGGAGACATTGACCTTCAAGTACATAGGGATTGGGTGGAAAGGGTATGCCTTGAAATGGATATAACCCCAATTTTACCTCTCTGGAAAGGGAATCGGGAAGAATTAATAACTGAGTTTATAGATGTCGGGTTTAAAACAATTGTCGTGACAACTAATGCTAATTACTTAGGCAAGGAGTGGTTAGGCCGGCAAATAGATAAGGAATTCGTAGCCGAACTCAAGGCACTTGGTAATATTGACCTCTGCGGCGAGGATGGTGAATTCCACACCTTTGTCTATGATGGCCCTATATTTAAACACCCGGTTAAATTTACGGTTGGAGAAAAAGTATTAAAAGATAATCGCTGGTTTTTGGAGATTAAGAAAGATTAACCGCGAAGGTACAAAAATGTAAGGAACCCATTTTAATGGAAGCAATAATCCTGTTAGGACATGGCTCAAGACTTACAGAGGCAAATAAAATACTGAAACAAATGGCATTGCTCGTAAAGGAATTAGGGGATATTTCCATAGTGGAGATAGCCTTCCTGCAATTTGTGAAGCCTGACTTTTTTGATGCTATTTCTGCCTGTGTCTCAAGCGGAGCCGGGAAGATAATTGTCCACCCTTATTTTCTTTATAAAGGCCGACACTTTGAGGAAGACCTTACTGAGATGATTGGTGAAGCGCAAAAAAGATACCCTGATATTGAGTTTGTCCTTACGCAACCCCTCGGTGTCCATGAAAATATCGCCAGGGTTGTCCTTGAAAGAGCAATGAAAGACATCAAGCCGGTGAAAATACTTAAACCGCATGAGATAGAGGAGAAGAGTTTTGAGATAATCACTGGGGAACTGGGCGAAACAAACTTCAGGGACATTGAACTGCCGATTGTTAAAAGGGTTATTCATGCCACAGGTGATTTTGAATTTGCCAAAAATATGCGATTTGCTGCAGAGGCAGTGGAGGCAGGAATACGAGCCATAAAAAATGGGATGAATATCCTTGTTGATGTGGAGATGGTGAAGGCAGGCATAAATAAGAGATTGCTCCATAAATGGGGAGGAGAAGTTATTTGCAGGATGCAGGAGGAAGGATGCAGGAGGCAGGATGAAGAAAATAAGACAAGGGCTGAGATGGCTATTGAATCAGCGATGCAGGAGAAGAGGGACATCGGCATTGTGGCTATCGGTAATGCACCAACCGCACTCTATAAGGTAATGAAATTGATTAGGAATACGGATTTCAAGCCTGAGCTTGTTATTGGTGTGCCTGTGGGTTTTGTCAAAGCCGTTGAATCAAAAGAGGTGCTTTTGCATATGAAGTATCCGTTTATTACTTCATTAGGAAGAAAAGGCGGCAGTTCTGTAGCTGTGGCTATTGTCAATGCATTGTTAAGGATGGTGAAAGAAGAAGATGATGGGACTATTGCAGCATAACATTGGAGTTGAGTAGAAGGTTCTGAACGTCGCGAGCTTGTTCGCCGTGAGCTCAGGTTCTTTCCGTTCCAATAAATTTGTTGCATTTTTAAAAATCGTAACCAAAGGAAGTAAAAAATTTATTTTTCAATTCACGATTCGCAATTCGCGATTCCAGATTCTTTAATGTTAACTAAACAGGTATATAAGATGGGATTGATTCGTTTTGGTGTATCATTAGAAGAAGTACTCTTGGCAAACTTTGATGAACATATCAAAGAAAAGGGTTATCGGACAAGATCTAAAGCCATCTCCGACCTGATAGGAGAGGTTCTGGTTAAGGAAGAATGGGCAGGACAGGGGAATGTTGCTGGAGCAATCACCTTAATCTATGACCACCACAGAAGAGAATTGGTAAATAAGTTGACTGAAATCCAGCACGATTTTTATAAAACAATCATCTCCTCCCAGCACACCCATTTAGATCATAATAACTGCTTAGAGGTAGTTATCGCAAAAGGAGAGCCAGAAAAGATTAAGAAGCTTGCCAATAAGTTAAAATCAACTAAGGGCGTCAAGCACTCTACCCTCACCATGGCCACAACAGGAGAGGAGATTTAAGCTATTTTTTTGTTTTGTGAGTAGCACGAATTTTAAAAATGTATTAAAAAATTACTTGACATTTTTTAGGGTTTGCGTTACTTATTTAAAATAAGTAACGTGATATAAAAGAAAAGGAGGTGATTTTGTATGTTCAAAAAAACTTTAATAATTATGTTGGGGGTGCTATTTCTTGCCTCGCAGAGCTTTGCAGCCAGACCACTTACTACTGATGATGCTGGCATTGTTGAAAAGGGAACCTTTGAATTGGAGCGTGGATATGATTACACCAAAAACCAAAATAACACAGAAAGCCAAACAACAGGTTTATCGCTCAAGCATGGACTGACAGATAGATTGGATTTTGGTCTCGCATTTCCTTATGAGATTAAACCCAATAAAGGTCTTGGTAGTGCAGAATTAGGTGTAAAGTTTTCCTTGCTGAAGGAAAAAGAGGGTCTACCTGGCCTATCTTCAACTTTTAGTTATCAAGTAGGTGTTTTGGCCTATACGTTGAATATGATTCTTTCCAAAGGATTTGGCTCTTTAACTTGCCATCTTAATATAGGCTTTGAAGCTACAGGACAAGTAACAGAAAGGGGAATAACTACATATTCAGGTGCCGTAGAATATTCTGCTATTAAGGAGAATTTAAACTTAGTGGCTGAAGTCATGGGTAATGAAGACAACCTGTTAATGGGATTAATTGGCACAAATTTTCAAGCTTTTAAAGGGGTAACTTCTGATATAGGGTTGCAGTTTGGATTTAACAATGACAGTCCCAAAAGTGGTTTGACTATAGGTTTAACCACTGAATTTTAAAGGAGGTAAAAATGCATATACCAGATGGGTATTTAGGACCTGTAACTTGTGGTGTTTCTTATATGGCGATGCTGCCGATATGGGCAGTGGCATCAAGGATTGTTAAAAAAACGCTCAAGGCAAAACAAGTGCCGATGTTAGCCATAGGGGCGGCATTTAGTTTTGTGATCATGATGTTTAATGTGCCCATACCGGGAGGAACAACCGGACATGCGGTAGGCGGTGTTCTCGTGGCCATACTCCTTGGACCATGGGCAGCTTGTATTGCCATAACGGTAGCTTTAGTTATTCAGGCACTCTTATTTGGTGATGGAGGCATCACCGCCATAGGTGCTAATTGCTTTAACATGGCTTTTGTGCTTCCATTCGCTGGATATTATATCTATAAGGCAATTAGTGGAAGCGCTCCCAAAGATTCAAACAGAAGAGTCATTGCCGCAGGGATAGCTGGTTATGCAGCCCTTAATCTTGCCGCAGGACTGACCGGATTTGAGTTTGGTATTCAACCACTTCTTCATAAGACAGCAAGCGGACAAGCACTCTACTGCCCATACGGATTAAATGTTACCTTACCGGTAATGTTGGGGGAGCACCTGTTGTTTTTCGGCTGGGTGGAGGCAATTGTAACTGCCCTGGTAATAAAATATTTACAGAAGCAATCGCCGGAACTGCTGGAAGAAGGAAGGAAAAACTGATGAAAATTACTACTAAACTTTGGATAGGAATGGCAATATTAATTCTCCTTTCTCCACTTGGGCTTATCTTACCAGAGCATTTTAAGGCAGGCTCGGCCTGGGGCGAATGGGGAGCCGATGAAATGCAAAAACTCGTAGGCTACATTCCACAAGGCCTCGAAAAGCTCGCCAGTATCTGGAAGGCACCTATGCCGGATTATGCCTTTGAGGGCTGGGAAGAAAAGGGGCTGACACACCTAAGTTTTGCCTATATCATCTCTGCTGTCATAGGGATTGGTGTAATCGCTATCACGGTAATGGGTCTAGGGAAATTATTAGCCAAAAAAGACGATTAATTCAGTGTTAAAAAACAATAATTTTATAGAGCGGTCGATTACGGGTATCTTGTCATTCCTGAAGGAGTCCATTTTTGTTGATGAATATGCGGCAAAAAAAGGATTCTTGCAATCTTTGGACCCTCGAATAAAAGTAATAACCTTTATCTTGTTTCTTATAACGATACTTCTCATAAAAAGCATTACCCTTTGCCTTTGTCTATACACCGTATGCCTGGTTCTGGCGTATTTTTCCAATGTTCATCTAGGATTTTTCTTAAAAAGGACATGGATATTTATTCCGATATTTGCTTTTTTTATTGCTATTCCGGCGATATTTAGTATTTGGACACCCGGGAAGGCATTGCTCGTCGTAAATATGCTCGGTGCAAAAATTATTATTACACAGCAGGGGTTATTTGGGGCAATATTATTCGTTACGCGTGTCCTGTCCTCGGTGTCGTTTGCTATTCTTCTTAGCTTAACAACAAAACATTTCGCGTTACTCAAGGTCTTGCGGATTTTTGGAATTCCACAGGTTTTTATTATGACATTAGGTATGTCTTACCGCTATATCTATCTTTTTTTAGAAGTGGTTGAGAATACATATCTGGCCATTAAAAGCCGGGTGGGGAGACAACTGCACTACAAAAAAGGACAGCATATCGTTGCCTGGAATATATCCTCCCTCTGGCATAGGTCATATTATCTTAATGAGGCGGTTTATAGTGCTATGCTTTCAAGGGGGTGGACAGGAGAGCCCGTCATTTTAGATGATTTCAAAACTAAAAAAAGGGATTGGGTCTGGCTATTCTTGACAGTGATATTTTTTATAGCTATACTTAAATTAACATGAGTAAAGTAATTTTTGAATTAAAAGAAGTCTATTTTTCTTATCTCGGTAAGTTTCCAGCCGTCTGCGGAATAGATATGACTATAGAGGAAGGGCAGAAGTTAGCCATTATAGGCGCCAACGGTTCGGGTAAGTCGACGCTTCTACATCTTTTGGACGGACTTATTTTTCCGGATAAGGGCAATATTAAGTTCAGGGGGAAAGAGTTAAAAGAAGAGTCTTTTGGCAAGCAAGATTTCTCTCTTGACTTTCGGCGCAGTGTGGGATTAGTCTTTCAAAACCCTGATGTCCAGTTATTTTGCCCGACAGTCCAAGAAGACATTCTTTTTGGCCCATTGCAACTGGGGATTGAAAAAGAGGAAATTAAAAAGCGGTTTGATGAACTCATAACCATCTTGAATATTAAAGATTTGCTTAATAGGACACCACACCAGTTAAGCATAGGAGAAAAACGTAAGGTTGCCATAGCGTCATCTTTGATTATAAATCCGGATATTCTTCTTTTAGATGAGCCGACCGCAGGGCTTGATCCGTTAACGACCCGTCATATTCTTGACTTACTGATTCAGGCAAACGATACCGGCAAAACGATTATTACCTCAACCCATGACCTCCATATTGTTGAAGAAATATCCGATTTTATTTATGTTTTTGGCTCGAACAGGAAAATAATTAAATCAGGTAAAGTGGAGGTAATATTGCAAGATACTAAACTACTCCAAGAAAATAATCTCGTCCATATCCATAGCCACCGACATAAGGACAAAATACATATTCATCCTCATACCCACATGGATCATCACCAGGGTAGTTAAATTAGTTCTTTCTTATTTCTTAATTGAATTGAAATCTCCTCGGGTTCAAATATCTGCAATGTTGATGAATTTTCAGCCTTGCGGACTTAGAGCAAATTAATTTGAGGACAAATAAG
The sequence above is drawn from the bacterium genome and encodes:
- the cbiQ gene encoding cobalt ECF transporter T component CbiQ, whose product is MLKNNNFIERSITGILSFLKESIFVDEYAAKKGFLQSLDPRIKVITFILFLITILLIKSITLCLCLYTVCLVLAYFSNVHLGFFLKRTWIFIPIFAFFIAIPAIFSIWTPGKALLVVNMLGAKIIITQQGLFGAILFVTRVLSSVSFAILLSLTTKHFALLKVLRIFGIPQVFIMTLGMSYRYIYLFLEVVENTYLAIKSRVGRQLHYKKGQHIVAWNISSLWHRSYYLNEAVYSAMLSRGWTGEPVILDDFKTKKRDWVWLFLTVIFFIAILKLT
- a CDS encoding energy-coupling factor ABC transporter ATP-binding protein, whose product is MSKVIFELKEVYFSYLGKFPAVCGIDMTIEEGQKLAIIGANGSGKSTLLHLLDGLIFPDKGNIKFRGKELKEESFGKQDFSLDFRRSVGLVFQNPDVQLFCPTVQEDILFGPLQLGIEKEEIKKRFDELITILNIKDLLNRTPHQLSIGEKRKVAIASSLIINPDILLLDEPTAGLDPLTTRHILDLLIQANDTGKTIITSTHDLHIVEEISDFIYVFGSNRKIIKSGKVEVILQDTKLLQENNLVHIHSHRHKDKIHIHPHTHMDHHQGS